Proteins co-encoded in one Ammospiza caudacuta isolate bAmmCau1 chromosome 16, bAmmCau1.pri, whole genome shotgun sequence genomic window:
- the HMMR gene encoding hyaluronan mediated motility receptor: protein MASARAPLRRPLRRDGSAARTPLQESRNVKPSGGGGSLLSSEACQGVRKQKSETNLSSEKSVPTPVTARRLTSLGSTPANGIGKTKKDVLLMKEKKKQKALEKEIRALVRERGEQDKKLHALDEDLVKMEAKLSAAFQEKTSLSANVACLKKQLLELTRSNELLKSKLSEDGVQKKMSSLCMELMKLRNMRDAKEKSALAKQENMEMKLQEVQRNLEHSKGKVAQLQEKLSATERDKVEEKSDTEKLLEYVTELSSVAETAEKYKLQVAQMEETLSKKDQDIEILRNTFKAKEEESGKLMKELNERCQLLQQEKEKESSEAKGQFLSMNAEIEDLKKKIDLVEQEHQKLLQKHEEVISQLQQEKESSASMQQKLLEFENEVTSERHLLEEELKGTMKELNKLHAKEKKAEKLVKRLEQEIKSQGLELTQMEEELKGKNAELEQIKAMHSSAVLKIQEEHSNTLQELGKIIADFDSYKKTSAEEICSLKLENFSLQKEVASLKRAGQENLQLLQEAEYTKNKAKEEYARMLSEVQTKLALKEAETERTKESCLAQVTKLQEKFEEQTEDLKRELEAERARETISEDVTSALNKEIQTWRKLYEDLHNKVKPFQQQLDAFEAEKNALLEEQGAAQEQLNKLSDAYAKLLGHQNMKQKIKHVMKLKEDNVHLKQDVFKLRALLAKEKQTSRQLQEQLCAVQGIKRFDPSKAFQHDSKENVPPKTPLKEGNKNKI from the exons cACGTACTCCCTTGCAAGAATCCCGTAACGTTAAGCCATCAGGTGGAGGGGGAAGTTTGCTGTCCTCTGAAGCATGCCAAGGGGTTAGGAAACAGAAAA GTGAGACCAATCTGAGCAGTGAGAAGAGTGTACCCACCCCAGTGACTGCAAGGAGACTCACATCTCTTGGATCAACA CCTGCTAATGGGATTGGGAAGACTAAAAAAGATGTTCTCCttatgaaggagaaaaagaagcagaaggCACTGGAGAAGGAG ATTCGTGCATTAGTGAGAGAACGTGGAGAGCAGGACAAAAAACTTCATGCTCTGGATGAAGATCTTGTAAAGATGGAAGCAAAGCTGAGTGCTGCATTTCAGGAGAAAACCTCTCTTTCAGCAAACGTTGCGTGCCTGAAGAAACAGCTGCTGGAGTTAACAAGAAGCAATGAGCTACTAAAGTCAAAG CTGTCGGAAGATGGTGTGCAGAAGAAAATGAGCAGCCTGTGCATGGAGTTGATGAAGCTCAGAAACATGAGGGATGCTAAGGAAAAG aGTGCACTGGCAAAGcaggaaaacatggaaatgAAGCTGCAGGAAGTGCAGAGGAATCTAGAGCATTCAAAGGGCAAAGTAGCTCAGTTACAAGAAAAATT GTCTGCTACTGAGAGAGACAAAGTTGAAGAAAAGTCTGACACTGAAAAACTCTTGGAATATGTTACAGAGCTCAG TAGCGttgcagaaacagcagaaaaatacaaaCTACAAGTTGCCCAGATGGAGGAGACACTGAGTAAGAAAGACCAAGATATTGAGATCCTGAGGAATACCTTCAAAGCAAAAGAGGAAGAGTCAGGTAAACTGATGAAAGAACTTAATGAGCGGTGTCAACTGCTTCAACAAGAGAAAG AGAAGGAGTCATCTGAGGCCAAAGGACAGTTCCTGAGTATGAATGCTGAAATAGAAgacctgaaaaagaaaattgatttGGTGGAACAAGAACACCAAAAACTCCTTCAGAAACATGAGGAAGTAATCTCTCAGCTGCAGCAAGAGAAG GAGTCATCTGCATCAATGCAGCAGAAGTTACTGGAGTTTGAAAATGAAGTAACAAGTGAGAGACATCTTCTGGAAGAAGAGCTGAAAGGTACCATGAAGGAGCTGAATAAATTGcatgcaaaggaaaagaaagctgaaaagTTGGTGAAGCGACTGGAACAGGAAATCAAGTCTCAAGGTCTTGAACTCACACAGATGGAAGAAGAATTGAAAGG GAAGaatgcagagctggagcaaATCAAGGCAATGCATAGCAGTGCTGTATTGAAAATCCAAGAAGAGCACAGCAATACACTGCAGGAACTTGGAAAGATTATTGCTGACTTTGACAG CTACAAGAAAACATCAGCTGAAGAAATTTGCAGTTTGAAACTGGAGAATTTCTCTCTGCAAAAAGAAGTTGCCAGCCTGAAAAGAGCAGGCCAAGAGAATCTGCAGTTGCTTCAAGAGGCAGAATACactaaaaacaaagcaaaggaagaatATGCAAG GATGCTTTCAGAAGTCCAGACCAAGCTTGCACTAAAAGAAGCAGAAACAGAGAGAACAAAAGAGTCTTGCCTTGCACAAGTGACTAAACTTCAGGAAAAATTTGAGGAGCAAACTGAAGATCTGAAAAGAGAACTTGAAGCAGAAAGAGCAAG GGAAACCATAAGTGAAGATGTGACCTCTGCCTTAAACAAAGAGATCCAGACCTGGCGTAAACTGTATGAAGATTTACATAACAAAGTGAAGCCTTTTCAG CAACAACTAGATGCTTTTGAAGCAGAGAAGAATGCTCTCCTAGAGGAGCAGGGGGCAGCCCAAGAACAACTGAATAAACTGAGTGATGCATATGCTAAACTACTTGGCCACCAGAACATGAAGCAAAAAATCAAGCATGTTATGAAGCTGAAGGAAGACAATGTCCACCTGAAACAG GATGTGTTCAAGCTGCGTGCACTGCTGGCCAAGGAGAAGCAAACCAGCAGGCAGcttcaggagcagctgtgtgCAGTACAGGGCATCAAGCGCTTTGATCCTTCCAAAGCTTTCCAGCATGACAGCAAGGAAAATGTTCCTCCAAAAACACCTCTAAAAGAAG gtaataaaaacaaaatttga
- the MAT2B gene encoding methionine adenosyltransferase 2 subunit beta, with amino-acid sequence MVGREKELRIRFAPGRCELVEEDVEVPSRRVLITGATGLLGRAVFKEFNENNWNTVGCGYRRAQPRFEHVNLLDSIAVHDIIHDFQPHVIVHCAAERRPDVVEGQPDAASQLNVAASANLAKEAAGVRAFLIYISTDYVFDGTSPPYKETDVPNPLNLYGKTKLEGEKAVLENNEDTAVLRIPVLYGEVERLEESAVTVMFDKVQFSNKSANMDHWQQRFPTNVKDVAAVCRQLAEKRMLDPSIKGTFHWSGNEQMTKYEMACAIADAFNLPSSHLRPITDSPVVGALRPKNAQLDCSKLEMLGIGQRTPFRAGIRESLWPFLVDKRWRQTVFH; translated from the exons atGGTGGGCCGGGAGAAGGAGCTCCGCATCCGCTTCGCGCCGGGACGCTGCGAGCTCGTGGAG GAAGATGTTGAGGTTCCCAGCAGGAGAGTTTTGATCACTGGTGCTACGGGACTTCTTGGCAGAGCTGTGTTTAAAGAGTTCAATGAAAACAACTGGAACACAGTGGGTTGTGGATACAGGAGAGCTCAGCCCAGATTTGAGCATGTTAATCTTCTGGACTCTATTGCAGTTCATGACATCATCCATGATTTTCAG CCTCATGTTATAGtgcactgtgctgctgagagAAGGCCAGATGTTGTAGAAGGTCAACCAGATGCTGCTTCTCAGCTCAATGTGGCTGCTTCAGCAAACTTAGCAAAGGAGGCAG CTGGAGTTAGAGCATTTCTGATCTACATTAGCACAGACTATGTATTTGATGGAACAAGCCCTCCATATAAAGAGACTGATGTGCCAAATCCCCTGAATTTATATGGTAAAACCAAACTGGAGGGTGAAAAGGCAGTTCTGGAAAACAATGAAG ACACTGCAGTACTTAGGATTCCTGTCTTGTATGGGGAGGTGGAAAGACTGGAAGAAAGTGCTGTGACAGTTATGTTTGATAAAGTGCAGTTCAGTAATAAATCTGCCAACATGGACCACTGGCAACAGAGATTTCCTACCAATGTCAAGGATGTAGCAGCTGTTTGCAGACAACTAGCAGAGAAGAGAATGTTG GACCCATCAATAAAAGGAACCTTTCACTGGTCTGGCAATGAACAGATGACTAAGTATGAGATGGCCTGTGCAATTGCTGATGCTTTCAACCTTCCCAGCAGCCACTTGAGACCA atTACTGACAGTCCAGTTGTGGGTGCTCTTCGTCCCAAGAACGCTCAGCTGGACTGCTCCAagctggagatgctgggaaTAGGGCAGAGAACACCATTTCGAGCTGGGATCAGAGAATCACTTTGGCCTTTCCTTGTTGACAAGAGATGGAGACAGACAGTCTTCCATTAG